A segment of the Fibrobacter succinogenes subsp. succinogenes S85 genome:
GCTGCCAAAAACTCGTAATCGGCCGATGTCCCCAAAGTTCCTTGCGATACGTCATCTCGTCAAGTTCTGCAATGCGCACGCCATCCGCATCAGGAGCCACATGCTTTGCCATCACGTCCATCGCAATTTTGCAAAGGTAAAGGTTTGTCCCGATGCCCGCTGTAGCCGTGATGCCTGTCGTTTCAAGCACATCGCGAATCATTTCTTTAGCAAGTTCCCGCGCCGACTTTTTGTACATCGAAAGGTAATGCGTCAAGTCGATAAAGCATTCGTCAATGGAATAAACATGGATATCGTCTGCGCTCACGTATTTCAGATAAACGTTAAAAACGCGGGTGGAATATTCTACGTACTTTGCCATTTGCGGAGGCGCCACAATGTACTCCACATCCTTGCCCGTTTGGCGCTTGACTTCGCGCACCTTCTGAATGACCTCGAACAGTCGCGCACGTCCGGGAATTCCGTAGGCTTTAAGGCTCGGGCTCACCGCAAGACAAATCGTCTTTTCGGTACGGCTCGCATCCGCCACCACAAGATTCGTCGAAAGCGGATCAAGTCCGCGGAGCACGCACTCCACAGACGCAAAAAACGACTTCAAGTCGATAGCAACATAAGTACGTGTTTCGCGCGGCAATCTCATACGTCAAATATAGAAATTACTGCACAAAAAGTCACTCTACCGATATTTCAATTCCGGATTGGCCATGTAATAGGCATTCTTGTCGGCGTACATGCACTCGTCAGCATGACGCATGGCAGCACGTATATCCATTTCGCCATAACTCAAGCCTATTGAGAAACGGACATCATCCGTAATCTTTGACAAGTAATGGACTTGGTCTATACGGCGTTGCGCTTCGCTCTCATCAATTTCGGACACGAGCACCATGAACTCGTCACCACCTGCACGGAATACTTCCCCATCATGGAAAATACTTTGCAGAATCGAGGCCGCCTTGCGCAACATCTTGTCGCCCGCCACATGCCCCTGTTCATCGTTCACGCGCTTGAGACCGTTCAGGTCTGCAAAAAGCACAGCCTTCGGCATCGGCACCTGACCTTCAACAATCTGGTCCACGTAATTATTCATCACGTTTCTGTTCTTGATTCCCGTCAAGGAATCAATCGTGCTCATTACTTCTAGCTTGTTCAAAAGCTTATAGCTTGCAATTTCAGAAGCGATAAAGAACGTCGTGAGTTCAAGAGTTTCCTTAATCTTTATCACATCGTCGATGTTGAAATTGAGCGCCCACATGTAGCCGAGCAATTTACCGCCATGTCGCAGCGGGAAGAGCACCACAGACTTAACACCCGCGTAATCCAGCGAGGCGCTCCAGACAGGATTTTGTTCACGCAACTTGTCCATGTCACGTTCATCTTTCAGAATGATGCAAGTACTACCTGCCAGCGTACCCGGCCAGGTTTCCGTAATCGTGTAAAAGCCCTCTATATAACGGGCCATCGGATAAAGGCTAGACCCGCGACGGAGAGATTCTGCAAAAATCGAACAAGTGCATTTTTCATCATCCGTCAACAGAATACAGCAATGGTCGGAGCCACAAATTTGGCGAATATCTTCAACAACGTCCTGGAACGCATGCTTGATATCGCCCGAGCCGCGAAGCTTGATGCAAGCCTTCAGCACATCCGCAGCGGTATCCGCAGAAAGGTCTGCCATCGCCGAGGAGTCCGCCTTGGGAGTCACGTCGTAACAGTAAATGCAGTAGCCGATATTTTCCTGGTCCGAATCCAGCGGAAGCAGGAACATGTTAAGCCAAAGGCCCATCATATAAAGGTCTACATAGGCATGGAGCGGCTTGCCTTCATGCACGCAGCAGTAACAATGTTCTTCGAAATTCGGATTCTTGGGGAAGCACGCCTCATAAGGGCAGCCAGGTTCAAACGGATGATTGAGCGAAGCCATGTCATCACAGTGGGCCTTGTTGCCCGCAACCACACGGATATTTCCGTATGTTCCATCCGGGAAAAATTCAACAGATACAATGCAGGCTTTGGCCTTATAGTGAGACAGTAACTCGTCAAAATTCATAGCGATCCCCTTTTTTACACACTTGTTAATATAGTACAATTATCCATTCATGATATATTCGGCATTTTCAAGGATATATAAATCCTTTGTCTTCATATCTTCGGGGAGGCGGTCAAACGGGATGATATCATGACGTGTAAACGTCCGTTCATCGGTAGGACCCGAGCGGTAGCCCATCAAAAGCATGGACATCATCCAGCGGCGATGTTCGGCTTCGCGGAGCAGGATATCGTCATCCGAGATTTCAAAACAACGTTTACGAAGCGGGAGCGCGTTTGCGCAGTAAATGGCGGAAGTCTTGTCGGCTTCGCTCAAGCGGTACCACATTTTTTCTTCGGCATCGCGGGTATCGGGATTTAAGTGTCGTTCGCGCACATAGTTTGCACGTTGGCCACGTTCCACGCGCTTGGACTGCACGAATTCCTTCATTTCATCAATGTCACCCATGATTCGCACATAGCCGTACATTCCACTTTCATTGATATGCCTGATAATGTCGTCGTTCGCTTCGCGCCAGTAGACGGCAATGTCTGCGTTATCGTAGACGGCACGCGGCAAATGCACAAGCGTCGAAATCGCCCTGGAGGCATCTTCCTTACAGATGCACACGACAAGGCGTTCCTTGGGACTTGCGGCTACGGCAGCAATAAAGTTACGAGCCAGGTCCGCTTCGCAGTAGGCATCGACAAAATTCCATTCCACATCGAGGTAGTCACCACGCATCGTTTCCGGATCGTGCGTAACCTTGTTTCCATTGGCATCAACGTAGGTGTACTTCGAGAGTCTAAAGAGTCCCATGCGGGAGACCACCAGGCGGTCCACCCATTTTTCGCAGTCCTCATCGACAAACGTAATGCAAGTCTTCAAGCCCGTGCGGCTGTAATTCGGATAGTGGCAGATATTCGCAACGGCAAACGCAACTGCCTGCGCAATCGGTCCCGTGCCAATCAGCACGACATGCAGGCGCTCATTTTCCGCTTCACGGATAGTCGGCAAAAAGTCCGTCCCCACAAGCAGCTGTTCCGACATGAATTCGTATTCGTTAAAGATATCGACGAGCAAATGCCCTTTGTTCTGTTCAGGCGCCTTCAGGTACCACAAGATTTCAGAAGACGAAGGGTCGCTCAACAGCAAATGGCAGTGGATATCGCGCGGGGCCTTTTCGCACAAGTTACGCAGCACCTCAATGCAGTGCAAGTTACGGGAATCGCGTTCCGGACCATCTTCGCCAATCACGAGAATCTGGTCTGCTAAAAGAGCACCCGCAAAAAGCAAATCAGCATCGCTTTCGTAATCCTTTTTGTAATGGATAAAGTGGCCGTCGATATCATGGAGGCTCACGACAACAATCGGGCGTTTGTCACCCTTGAGCGCGCGCAAAATACTTTTGAGCTGATGGCCTGCACCAAGCACAAGCACATGACCACGGACATCGACGTGCTTTTTGCCCTCTCGCATGGATTCGGACGTGTTCTTGAAAACGTTGATCATCACGCTGATGAACAGCACGGCAAAGACGACGTAGCCAGACAAGAAACCTTTCCAGCCAAGCGTCTTTTCGCCAAGCACCCAAGAACCAAGCAGAACGCCGATGACAAAGATAACCAGGGAAAGGCCAAGTAAAATCAAGAGTTTCTTGGCGATGCCATTCGACCAGGCGCCTTTAATAAGTCCGTTATAATTCATGAAACGCTCCCGATAAATCCAGCTATATTATAGCTAATTTTCAGGATTTATGGCGCAAGGAATTTCTTACGGTAATATGCACCCCGAACTTTGCGGCCATCATTGACAATACGACCCAAGGCGTTATACGTTTTCTTCAAATTGACCATACGGGGGTTGCCGCCAATCGTTTTGGAGCGTGCAATATCGACCGGACCAACATCAATTATAGTGGTATCCTTATAGCCGCGACCATAGTAAATAAACGGCTTTTCTGTACGGTAAGTCCATTCTTCACCATCAACAATCAGTTTTCCAAGCGTGCTGTTAGAATTGGCAGTCCCCACGCTATAAGGGCTATCGTCTGCATGTTCAGCATCCACATCAACGTACACCATCACAACATCCGGTGTAATAATAATGTTACCACCATGGCTATAGATTCCGGCCCCAAGTCCCGAAGAATACCTACCGCCCGTGGATTTCACCGTTCCACCAGTGATGATGATATCGCCAAAAGTTTTGTACTCGCTAGCAACGAAGCCCGCGCCTCCAATACCCGGAGCATCACGGCCACCGACAGCTGTAACAGCACCGCCTGATATCACCACAGAATCTTCACTGCAGATTCCCGGGACCTCATAAGTTCCTGTTGCAGTCACGTCACCACCGCTAATCAAGACAGCGCCTCTGCCACCGCCAATCGCAGCCCCAGCATTCGTTCCTGCCTCAGAGACAACAGACCCGCCGCTAATTTCAACAGTAGCACACATTGTCCCAAATCCATTATAATCCGAAACCTTGCTACATCCAATCCCGGCACTAGCATAACCGCCCTTTGCCGTAATATTTCCGCCACCAATCTTGATAACGTTGTTCACACTGTACAAGCCGCCACCAATAGCAGGAGCATTTTCTCCGCCTTCGGCAATAACAGTTCCCCCCGTAATTGTAATGGCACTATTTTCGCCACTACCACTGCTATAGCCACCGCCAATGCCAGCTGCGCCTCCATTTCCTATTGCAGTAACAAAGCCGCCCTTAATTGTGATGCTGCCATTTTGGCCGTCATTGCTACCACCAATCCCAGCCGAGCTGTGTTTACCCGTAGCCTTAATGGTTCCGTCAAGGATTACGACATTACCACTTTTAGAAGATTGACCCACACCGCCGATACCCGCACCCCATCCACCTGCAGACGTTTCCAGAGAACCCTTACCATCAATCGTGAGCGTACTGCCCTGAGGCACATAAATACCGGCACTCGTCCAGCAATGTCCCTTTGCAATATTATCACCAT
Coding sequences within it:
- a CDS encoding diguanylate cyclase domain-containing protein, which translates into the protein MNFDELLSHYKAKACIVSVEFFPDGTYGNIRVVAGNKAHCDDMASLNHPFEPGCPYEACFPKNPNFEEHCYCCVHEGKPLHAYVDLYMMGLWLNMFLLPLDSDQENIGYCIYCYDVTPKADSSAMADLSADTAADVLKACIKLRGSGDIKHAFQDVVEDIRQICGSDHCCILLTDDEKCTCSIFAESLRRGSSLYPMARYIEGFYTITETWPGTLAGSTCIILKDERDMDKLREQNPVWSASLDYAGVKSVVLFPLRHGGKLLGYMWALNFNIDDVIKIKETLELTTFFIASEIASYKLLNKLEVMSTIDSLTGIKNRNVMNNYVDQIVEGQVPMPKAVLFADLNGLKRVNDEQGHVAGDKMLRKAASILQSIFHDGEVFRAGGDEFMVLVSEIDESEAQRRIDQVHYLSKITDDVRFSIGLSYGEMDIRAAMRHADECMYADKNAYYMANPELKYR